In one window of Chryseobacterium sp. JV274 DNA:
- a CDS encoding alkaline phosphatase, translating to MKRKLSKILAVLALAVFSENQAQNYLNYNVGNAHSHNDYMQEIPFWQAYYANFGSIEADVFLVKGNLWVAHTEKELSADRTLENLYLDNISKQIKLNKGNIYPDAGKKLQLLIDIKQDYKTSLDALVATLKKYPEITGNSGIKIVITGGRPQPTDFKNYPDYLYFDGDLDKNYSADQLKRVGMFSADLPGLVKWNGKGIPRDEETARIRTAVEKAHSQQKPVRFYGAPDFPNAWVNFMDMGVDYINTDHIPDLKKFMNSIPKNFYKNTKEYSTYTPTYASDGVVKKVKNVILLIPDGTSLPQYYAAFTANKGKLNVFNMKATGLSKTNSSNAYITDSAPGSTAFATGVKTKNTFVGVDNMGKALAQIPDIIAEKGMVSGLISTGDVTDATPADFYAHSDNRNSSEPILKDFAASKTRILIGGPTNGLSQENVQKFKDAKVDLYKDLKSVTAIKNRTLVIDPLASQRITNGRGNWLSDAFDLTLNNLKNNKNGFFMMIEASQTDGGGHSNNIEQLVTELLDFDHVVGKAMKFADENKETLVIVVGDHETGGLTLLDGSLKDGWIFGNFSTNDHTSIPSSVFAYGPNSKEFTGLFENTEIFNKILAAYGIQK from the coding sequence ATGAAACGGAAACTATCAAAAATTTTGGCTGTACTGGCCCTGGCTGTTTTTTCTGAAAATCAGGCACAGAATTATTTAAACTACAATGTTGGCAATGCACATTCACATAATGATTACATGCAGGAGATCCCTTTCTGGCAGGCTTATTATGCCAACTTTGGTTCCATAGAAGCAGATGTATTTCTTGTAAAAGGTAATCTTTGGGTAGCTCATACCGAAAAAGAACTTTCTGCAGACAGAACACTGGAAAACCTTTATCTCGATAATATTTCAAAACAGATTAAGCTGAACAAAGGGAATATCTATCCGGATGCCGGCAAAAAACTCCAGCTGCTGATTGATATTAAGCAGGATTATAAAACATCATTGGATGCTTTGGTGGCTACATTAAAAAAATATCCTGAGATCACGGGAAATTCAGGAATTAAAATTGTGATTACCGGCGGAAGACCCCAACCGACAGATTTTAAAAACTATCCAGACTATCTTTACTTTGATGGAGATCTTGACAAAAATTATTCTGCAGACCAGTTAAAAAGAGTAGGAATGTTCAGTGCAGATCTTCCCGGATTGGTAAAATGGAATGGAAAAGGAATCCCAAGAGACGAGGAAACGGCAAGGATTAGAACTGCTGTTGAAAAAGCACATTCCCAGCAAAAACCAGTGCGTTTTTACGGGGCTCCGGACTTTCCTAATGCATGGGTGAATTTTATGGATATGGGAGTAGATTATATCAATACCGACCATATTCCGGATCTAAAAAAATTCATGAACTCTATCCCGAAAAACTTTTATAAAAATACAAAAGAATACAGCACCTATACTCCGACTTATGCATCAGACGGAGTGGTTAAAAAGGTAAAGAATGTGATCCTTCTTATACCAGACGGAACTTCTCTTCCGCAATACTATGCTGCCTTTACAGCCAACAAAGGAAAGTTAAATGTTTTCAATATGAAAGCTACAGGACTTTCCAAAACCAATTCATCCAATGCCTATATTACAGATTCAGCACCGGGTTCTACAGCATTTGCAACAGGAGTGAAAACTAAAAATACTTTTGTAGGAGTTGACAATATGGGAAAAGCACTCGCACAAATTCCTGATATTATCGCTGAGAAAGGAATGGTCTCCGGATTGATTTCTACGGGTGATGTTACAGATGCAACGCCTGCTGATTTCTATGCACACTCAGACAATAGAAATAGTTCCGAACCTATTTTGAAAGATTTCGCAGCTTCAAAAACGAGAATTCTTATCGGAGGCCCTACAAACGGACTGTCTCAGGAAAATGTACAGAAATTTAAAGATGCCAAAGTCGATTTGTATAAAGATTTGAAATCAGTTACTGCAATTAAGAACCGTACTTTGGTGATTGATCCTCTGGCTTCACAAAGAATAACCAACGGAAGAGGAAACTGGCTTTCCGATGCGTTCGATCTTACCTTAAATAATTTAAAGAATAATAAAAACGGATTCTTTATGATGATAGAAGCTTCTCAGACTGATGGAGGAGGTCATAGCAACAATATTGAGCAGCTGGTTACAGAATTACTGGACTTTGATCATGTGGTTGGTAAGGCAATGAAATTTGCTGATGAAAATAAAGAAACCCTGGTAATCGTGGTGGGAGATCATGAAACAGGTGGTTTGACGCTATTGGACGGAAGCCTGAAAGATGGCTGGATATTCGGAAACTTCAGTACGAATGATCATACCTCCATTCCGTCAAGTGTTTTTGCATACGGTCCGAACTCTAAAGAATTTACAGGATTATTTGAAAATACAGAGATTTTCAACAAGATATTGGCAGCCTACGGAATACAGAAATAA
- a CDS encoding phosphatidylinositol-specific phospholipase C translates to MKRFTAITLGVVTASIFFSCSNDSMMERDNETLAASLAKTSNKASLLPIAMNSWMSGLQDNISISKISIPGTHDSGARVDAPVVSGTAKTQDLSIAEQLNAGVRFLDIRCRHIDNSFTIHHGAIYQNLNFDDVLNACYTFLNSHPSETIIMSVKEEYDASNTTRSFEQTFDSYVQKNPSKWDLGANIPALGAVRGKIKLLRRFSSGTTKGINASPWADNTTFDINNSGVQLKVQDYYKVTNNDDKWNGISSLLNEAKNDTNGKLFVNFTSGYKPGIFGIPSIPTVSNTINPKLKTFFQTNTQGSYGIMPIDFVNAELSELIVKTNF, encoded by the coding sequence ATGAAACGTTTTACAGCCATCACTCTTGGGGTTGTTACTGCGTCGATCTTCTTTTCCTGTTCAAATGACAGCATGATGGAAAGAGATAATGAAACTCTTGCAGCCTCTTTAGCAAAAACAAGTAATAAGGCTTCATTATTACCTATTGCCATGAATAGCTGGATGTCTGGTCTTCAGGATAATATTTCAATTTCAAAAATCTCTATTCCCGGGACTCATGATTCCGGTGCACGTGTAGATGCTCCTGTTGTATCAGGTACGGCTAAAACTCAAGACCTCAGCATTGCAGAACAACTGAATGCAGGAGTCCGTTTTCTGGATATCCGTTGCAGACATATTGACAATTCTTTCACCATTCATCACGGTGCGATTTACCAAAATCTGAATTTTGATGATGTGCTTAATGCCTGCTATACGTTCCTTAACAGCCATCCATCAGAAACAATTATCATGTCTGTAAAGGAAGAATATGACGCATCCAACACTACCAGAAGTTTTGAGCAGACCTTCGATTCTTATGTACAGAAAAATCCTTCTAAATGGGATCTTGGGGCAAACATTCCTGCATTAGGAGCTGTAAGAGGAAAGATCAAATTGTTGAGAAGGTTTTCTTCAGGAACAACTAAAGGAATCAATGCTTCTCCGTGGGCAGATAATACGACATTTGATATCAACAATTCCGGCGTACAATTAAAAGTTCAGGATTATTATAAGGTTACCAACAATGATGATAAGTGGAATGGAATTTCCAGCCTGCTTAATGAAGCCAAAAATGATACTAACGGAAAGCTTTTCGTGAATTTCACCAGCGGTTATAAACCGGGAATCTTTGGGATCCCAAGTATTCCTACAGTATCCAATACCATTAATCCAAAACTTAAGACCTTCTTCCAGACGAATACTCAGGGTTCATATGGAATAATGCCGATTGACTTTGTAAATGCGGAACTGTCTGAATTAATAGTGAAGACCAATTTCTAA
- a CDS encoding nucleotide pyrophosphohydrolase has protein sequence MEITQLQQQVDEWIKTIGVRYFNELTNMAMLTEEVGEVARIIARRYGEQSEKESDKTKDLGEELADVLFVTLCLANQTGVNLQDAFDRKMKIKTDRDKDRHQNNEKLK, from the coding sequence ATGGAAATTACCCAGTTACAACAGCAGGTTGATGAATGGATCAAAACCATTGGCGTAAGATACTTTAATGAGCTTACGAATATGGCGATGCTGACAGAAGAAGTAGGTGAAGTAGCGAGAATCATTGCCAGAAGGTATGGTGAACAAAGCGAAAAGGAAAGCGATAAAACAAAAGATCTTGGCGAAGAACTGGCTGATGTACTTTTTGTAACATTATGCCTGGCTAATCAGACGGGAGTTAATTTACAGGACGCTTTTGACAGAAAAATGAAAATCAAGACTGACCGGGATAAAGACCGGCATCAGAATAATGAAAAATTGAAATAA
- a CDS encoding RagB/SusD family nutrient uptake outer membrane protein, with protein sequence MKFFNKIFLVSGISVMLLSCTGELDVQPEGTPTEASFWKTENDLITGANAMYKPLFDGEFYGRGLFWFINASDDMVTGRAKSEADNAKNFSSNYIAAGDLETQWNKRYNVIGVANRVIRNIDNIQTSQAIKNKYLGEALFMSSRMYFELSYSYGNEKAGVPIIDRSKDPDPNPIPRAANVMENYTYIVNDLKRAAELLPTQAELPAKDYGRPHKAAAWALLAKVYLFMKDWKNAEFWANEVMTKGNRALLGNFADVFKAENNYSSEYIWSVPGTPKFTAWGSILPGVMLENKGWGEYNGWGYFQPTKELYDEYETGDLRRSASILKIGDKFTFNGKERIYASTNSLTGYQFNKYMDAFKYQLNSGHVSANGDYPCTDLAVPIMRYAEVILIKAEAALMQGKSADQEINMIRVRAGLSPKNGCTMADLKHERRCELAGEWADRHRDLVRWGDAQAAYAKPLHGINGQEVWAARNFNPAVHNVWAVPQAEIVNSHGIIKQNEGW encoded by the coding sequence ATGAAATTTTTCAATAAAATATTTTTAGTATCAGGAATATCCGTAATGCTTTTATCATGTACAGGAGAGTTGGATGTTCAGCCGGAAGGAACACCTACTGAAGCCAGTTTCTGGAAAACGGAAAATGACCTGATTACCGGTGCTAATGCCATGTATAAACCTTTGTTCGACGGTGAATTTTACGGAAGAGGACTATTTTGGTTTATCAACGCCAGTGATGATATGGTAACCGGAAGAGCAAAGAGCGAAGCGGATAACGCAAAAAACTTCAGCAGTAATTACATCGCAGCGGGAGATCTTGAAACTCAATGGAACAAAAGATATAATGTAATTGGGGTGGCCAACCGTGTGATCCGTAATATTGATAACATCCAGACTTCACAAGCCATTAAAAATAAATACCTGGGAGAAGCTTTGTTCATGAGCAGCAGAATGTATTTTGAACTTTCTTATTCTTACGGAAATGAAAAAGCGGGAGTACCTATTATCGACCGTTCTAAGGATCCTGATCCAAACCCGATTCCGAGAGCAGCCAATGTGATGGAAAATTACACCTACATTGTAAACGACCTGAAAAGAGCAGCCGAATTATTACCTACTCAGGCAGAACTTCCTGCAAAAGATTACGGCAGACCACATAAAGCTGCAGCATGGGCACTTTTGGCAAAAGTATACTTGTTTATGAAAGACTGGAAGAATGCAGAATTCTGGGCTAATGAAGTGATGACAAAAGGAAACAGAGCTTTGCTGGGTAATTTTGCTGACGTCTTCAAAGCTGAAAACAACTACAGCTCAGAATATATCTGGTCTGTCCCCGGGACACCTAAGTTTACAGCATGGGGAAGTATTCTTCCGGGCGTAATGCTTGAAAATAAAGGATGGGGCGAATATAACGGATGGGGATATTTTCAGCCTACAAAAGAACTTTATGACGAATATGAAACAGGGGATCTTAGAAGAAGTGCATCCATCCTGAAAATAGGTGACAAATTTACCTTTAACGGGAAAGAAAGAATATATGCTTCTACCAATTCACTTACCGGATATCAGTTCAATAAATATATGGATGCTTTCAAATATCAGCTTAACAGCGGTCATGTGAGTGCCAACGGAGATTATCCGTGTACGGATCTTGCCGTTCCGATCATGCGTTATGCTGAGGTTATCCTTATCAAAGCAGAAGCTGCATTGATGCAGGGGAAATCTGCAGATCAGGAAATCAATATGATCAGAGTACGTGCAGGTTTATCTCCGAAAAACGGATGTACAATGGCAGACCTTAAACATGAAAGACGCTGTGAGCTGGCAGGTGAATGGGCAGACAGACACAGAGACCTTGTACGTTGGGGAGATGCACAGGCAGCTTATGCCAAGCCTCTGCATGGTATTAACGGACAGGAGGTTTGGGCAGCAAGAAATTTTAATCCAGCTGTACATAATGTTTGGGCAGTTCCGCAGGCTGAAATCGTAAACAGTCATGGAATCATCAAGCAAAATGAAGGCTGGTAA
- a CDS encoding 3-phosphoshikimate 1-carboxyvinyltransferase, with product MKKLEKSKLSGGKTVQISGSKSISNRLLILESLFSNIKIGNLSNSQDTQLLKKALSENIEVVDIHHAGTAMRFLTSYYSIQEGKTTILTGSGRMKERPIKNLVSALRDLGVEIEYLENEGFPPLKITGKKITQTSVNVPANISSQFITSLLLVAGKLENGMEINLVGKVTSRSYIEMTLDILTKFGIQSSFEGNSIKVAPFTPDHNAEVHYEVESDWSSASYFYSICALGRETIHLKSFYKESTQGDSAIANIYEKFFGIKTTFSEDEHQLTLEPQPDFSFPEKIILDMNDCPDIAQTLCVTAAALKIPFDISGLGTLRVKETDRLLALYNELEKLGTETEITDLTIKSIRFGEPQDHISIKTYQDHRMAMSFAPFCLINELTIEDENVVEKSYPMFWEDLESIVTN from the coding sequence ATGAAGAAGCTAGAAAAATCAAAGTTATCAGGAGGAAAAACAGTACAGATCAGCGGTTCGAAAAGTATTTCGAATCGTTTATTGATTCTGGAAAGTCTGTTTAGCAATATAAAAATCGGAAATCTATCCAATTCTCAGGATACTCAGTTGCTGAAAAAAGCATTATCTGAAAATATAGAAGTGGTAGACATTCACCATGCAGGAACGGCAATGCGCTTTCTTACTTCTTATTATTCTATCCAGGAAGGAAAGACTACTATTCTTACCGGCTCAGGAAGAATGAAAGAAAGACCGATCAAAAATCTGGTAAGTGCCTTGAGGGATCTTGGGGTAGAAATTGAGTATTTGGAGAATGAAGGCTTTCCTCCTTTAAAAATTACAGGAAAAAAGATCACCCAGACTTCTGTGAATGTTCCGGCCAATATTTCAAGCCAGTTTATTACCTCTCTGCTTCTTGTTGCAGGAAAACTTGAAAACGGAATGGAAATTAATCTTGTAGGGAAGGTTACATCTAGGTCTTATATTGAAATGACCCTTGATATTCTGACAAAATTTGGTATCCAAAGCAGTTTTGAAGGAAATTCGATCAAAGTAGCCCCCTTCACTCCTGACCATAATGCAGAAGTACATTATGAAGTAGAGAGTGACTGGAGTTCGGCTTCTTACTTCTACTCTATCTGTGCTTTGGGAAGAGAAACCATCCACCTGAAAAGTTTTTACAAAGAGTCAACGCAGGGAGATTCTGCAATTGCCAATATCTATGAGAAGTTCTTCGGAATCAAAACAACATTCTCTGAAGATGAGCATCAACTAACGCTGGAACCTCAGCCAGATTTTTCTTTTCCGGAAAAAATTATCCTGGATATGAATGACTGTCCTGATATTGCACAAACTCTTTGTGTAACAGCCGCAGCCTTAAAAATACCTTTTGATATTTCCGGATTGGGAACTTTAAGAGTAAAAGAAACCGACAGACTTCTTGCCTTATATAATGAGCTTGAAAAACTGGGCACTGAAACAGAAATTACAGATTTAACGATTAAATCAATCCGTTTTGGAGAGCCACAGGATCATATTTCTATCAAAACGTATCAGGATCACAGAATGGCAATGAGTTTTGCTCCGTTCTGCCTGATTAATGAGCTTACTATTGAGGATGAAAATGTAGTTGAAAAATCTTATCCAATGTTTTGGGAAGACCTTGAAAGTATTGTAACAAATTAA
- a CDS encoding type B 50S ribosomal protein L31: MKNGIHPENYRLVVFKDMSNDEVFLCKSTAETKDTIEYEGQEYPLIKMEISSTSHPFYTGKVKLVDTAGRVDKFMNKYKKFAK, from the coding sequence ATGAAAAACGGAATCCACCCAGAAAATTATAGACTTGTTGTTTTCAAAGATATGAGTAACGACGAGGTGTTTCTTTGCAAGTCTACTGCAGAAACAAAAGACACTATCGAGTACGAAGGACAAGAGTATCCACTAATCAAAATGGAAATCTCTTCAACTTCTCACCCTTTCTACACTGGTAAAGTAAAACTAGTTGACACTGCAGGTAGAGTTGATAAGTTCATGAACAAATACAAAAAATTCGCTAAGTAA